A region from the Lentimonas sp. CC4 genome encodes:
- a CDS encoding arylsulfatase gives MIKNNRNYRLLLGVAFGLCIAGICSSVQASSRPNVILVMTDDQGYGDLGCHGNPILKTPELDKLHAESVRFTDFHVSAFCTPTRASLMTGQHAGRTGAYRTTGGLSILRPEKKTVANLFADNGYATGMFGKWHLGDNAPQRPQDKGFQDVVWHRCGGIGQASDYWGNDYFDDTFERVTPGSRIGEFEKFEGYCTDVFFGEALRFVEQNKEKPFFLYLALNAPHGPYRVAPEWEEPYKGNKQVTNSAFYGMIANIDWNMGLFRKRLEELGVAENTILIFMTDNGTSGGGKFRKGEDSLPLAGYNAGMRGRKSSIYEGGQRVPFFIYWPEGDLTGGKDIETLAAHLDVLPTLAELCGMDVPDAYDVDGLSLVPLLKGEASSWPRDHLVIQHHGGRIFSTPLDEPLADTVVMTETWRLVNSWRVIREHNFKLYDIENDFSQENDISADHPEVVEQLKALYQPFWEKVSPIILGETSRMDLGNLDHNPTELCSQDWVVKRGYPPYSFGQIKKLPRRTAPWMVDVKQAGRYRFTLRQWPEAANKPVVAVRAKVEIAGKEKEVPVSANSKGVVIEMDLPAGPTELVTYLYDEKGKAGGAYFTEVEFLQ, from the coding sequence ATGATCAAAAATAATAGAAATTATCGGCTCCTGTTGGGGGTTGCTTTCGGGCTTTGCATTGCAGGCATTTGTTCTTCAGTGCAGGCGAGCTCCCGCCCAAATGTGATTTTGGTGATGACCGATGATCAGGGCTATGGCGATCTCGGGTGCCATGGTAATCCGATCTTGAAGACACCGGAGCTTGATAAGCTACATGCAGAATCGGTGCGGTTCACCGATTTTCATGTGAGTGCGTTCTGCACACCGACGCGAGCGTCGTTGATGACAGGGCAGCATGCGGGGCGCACGGGTGCTTACCGCACGACGGGTGGCCTCTCTATTCTTCGTCCTGAGAAGAAGACGGTCGCGAATCTTTTCGCTGACAATGGCTATGCCACAGGAATGTTCGGCAAATGGCATCTTGGAGATAACGCGCCGCAGCGTCCACAGGATAAAGGATTTCAAGATGTAGTCTGGCACCGCTGTGGCGGGATCGGACAGGCGTCCGACTATTGGGGGAATGATTATTTCGATGACACCTTTGAGCGGGTAACGCCTGGTAGCCGTATCGGTGAATTTGAGAAGTTTGAAGGCTATTGCACGGATGTATTCTTTGGTGAAGCGCTCAGGTTTGTTGAGCAGAACAAAGAGAAGCCGTTCTTCCTATATCTGGCGCTCAATGCGCCGCACGGGCCCTATCGCGTGGCACCGGAATGGGAGGAGCCATACAAGGGAAACAAGCAAGTTACCAATTCCGCATTCTACGGAATGATCGCCAACATCGACTGGAATATGGGCCTATTTCGAAAGCGCCTCGAGGAACTGGGCGTAGCGGAAAATACCATTTTAATTTTCATGACGGACAATGGCACCTCTGGCGGAGGGAAGTTTAGAAAAGGAGAGGATTCCCTTCCGTTGGCCGGCTATAACGCGGGGATGCGCGGTAGGAAATCCTCTATCTATGAAGGCGGGCAGCGCGTTCCGTTTTTCATTTATTGGCCGGAGGGCGACCTGACGGGTGGCAAGGATATTGAGACGCTTGCGGCTCATTTGGATGTTCTGCCGACGCTGGCCGAGTTGTGCGGCATGGACGTTCCTGATGCGTATGATGTGGATGGCCTATCGCTGGTTCCGCTTTTGAAAGGGGAGGCCAGTTCTTGGCCGCGTGATCATCTCGTCATTCAGCATCATGGCGGCAGGATTTTTTCTACACCGCTAGACGAGCCACTTGCGGATACTGTGGTGATGACTGAAACATGGCGCTTGGTAAATTCCTGGCGCGTGATACGTGAGCACAACTTTAAACTCTACGACATAGAAAATGATTTTTCTCAAGAGAACGATATTTCAGCGGATCATCCTGAAGTGGTGGAGCAATTGAAAGCGCTTTATCAGCCGTTTTGGGAAAAAGTGTCTCCAATAATATTGGGTGAAACGAGTCGAATGGATTTAGGCAATCTCGATCACAACCCAACTGAACTCTGTTCACAGGACTGGGTGGTTAAGAGAGGCTATCCTCCCTACAGTTTTGGCCAGATCAAAAAGCTACCGCGAAGGACCGCGCCTTGGATGGTTGATGTGAAGCAGGCTGGACGTTATCGCTTTACCCTGCGCCAGTGGCCAGAGGCTGCGAACAAACCTGTGGTGGCCGTTCGTGCTAAAGTTGAAATCGCAGGCAAGGAGAAAGAGGTGCCCGTTTCAGCTAATAGCAAAGGGGTTGTGATTGAAATGGATCTTCCCGCCGGGCCAACGGAGCTAGTCACCTATCTGTATGACGAAAAAGGCAAAGCCGGCGGTGCCTACTTCACCGAGGTGGAATTCCTTCAATAG
- a CDS encoding sulfatase-like hydrolase/transferase, producing the protein MKKLLPVLAFVISVPVLPVLPVQAEQSAVSQPNILFIFADDWGWADLSCHGHPYVKTPNIDRLAKEGTDFYNFTVASGVCSPSRTAVMTGLFPAQLSVTGHFATPGKNAKRGMPDWVDPELPMLPRILQEAGYMTGHFGKWHLSNNMIPDSPRPEVYGYDMVGAFNCSGEQMPVHDDAKNAIVLIEESVAAQKPFFINLWVHEPHTPFHTLPEYRERFPDLEPGHNVYASVLAHADDRIGEVLDTLDRLGLTQNTLVIFSSDNGPAGSGSKAGKLTVKTDSATGEGFGHGASVGTTGGRKGRKGTIYQGGIGIPFLVRWPGHTPVAAVDKTSWISAVDLLPTFCEIAGAALPDSFEPDGVSQVAVLKGTPALVRKKPLFWKKQEARGSDADFAILDRKWKLLTDVNFKKIQLYDISVDPLEQDDVSQQNPEVAAELLKKVKAWNADLPTKPDPELFSEKRPEKAQEN; encoded by the coding sequence ATAAAGAAACTGTTACCCGTCCTCGCGTTCGTAATCAGCGTTCCTGTTCTTCCTGTTCTTCCTGTTCAGGCAGAGCAATCTGCTGTTTCCCAGCCGAATATCCTGTTCATCTTTGCGGACGATTGGGGTTGGGCTGATTTGAGTTGTCATGGACACCCGTATGTCAAAACCCCGAATATCGACCGCCTAGCGAAGGAAGGGACTGACTTTTACAACTTCACCGTAGCGAGTGGCGTCTGCTCCCCCAGTCGCACCGCCGTAATGACTGGCTTGTTTCCAGCACAGCTAAGCGTGACAGGTCATTTTGCTACGCCAGGTAAAAATGCCAAACGCGGCATGCCGGACTGGGTGGACCCTGAACTACCTATGCTCCCTCGGATCCTGCAAGAGGCTGGGTATATGACGGGGCATTTCGGTAAATGGCATTTGTCGAACAACATGATCCCTGACTCCCCGCGGCCTGAAGTGTATGGTTATGACATGGTGGGAGCGTTCAACTGCTCTGGTGAACAAATGCCGGTGCATGACGATGCTAAGAATGCAATCGTTCTGATCGAGGAAAGTGTCGCAGCCCAGAAACCCTTTTTCATTAATCTGTGGGTGCATGAGCCGCATACGCCGTTCCATACGTTGCCTGAGTATCGGGAACGATTCCCCGACCTTGAACCAGGGCATAATGTCTATGCATCGGTGCTTGCGCATGCAGATGATCGGATCGGTGAAGTGCTGGATACACTAGACCGCTTGGGGCTGACCCAGAATACACTGGTGATTTTCAGCTCGGACAACGGCCCCGCAGGCAGCGGTAGTAAGGCCGGTAAGTTGACTGTGAAGACTGACTCGGCTACGGGCGAAGGGTTCGGGCATGGAGCTAGTGTCGGCACCACCGGAGGACGTAAAGGGCGTAAGGGGACGATTTACCAGGGAGGTATCGGCATTCCTTTCTTAGTGCGTTGGCCGGGGCATACACCTGTGGCTGCGGTTGATAAAACTTCTTGGATTTCTGCGGTCGATTTGTTGCCAACCTTTTGCGAAATCGCAGGGGCTGCCTTGCCGGATTCGTTTGAGCCTGACGGTGTCAGTCAGGTAGCTGTCTTGAAGGGAACGCCCGCGTTGGTGCGTAAAAAACCGCTTTTCTGGAAGAAGCAGGAAGCTCGTGGGAGTGACGCGGATTTTGCGATTTTGGATCGGAAGTGGAAGCTTTTGACTGATGTCAATTTCAAGAAGATTCAACTCTACGATATCAGCGTCGATCCACTGGAACAGGATGACGTCTCACAACAGAACCCAGAGGTGGCAGCAGAGCTCCTCAAAAAGGTCAAAGCGTGGAATGCCGACTTGCCGACCAAGCCAGATCCAGAGCTTTTTTCGGAAAAAAGACCCGAAAAAGCTCAAGAAAACTAA
- a CDS encoding arylsulfatase produces the protein MKLNFNFHTLRVSLSLSFLCLIAANAADRPNVILIITDDQGYGDIGVHGNPVLKTPNLDKLHDESLRFTDFHSHPFCTPTRSAIMTGRYPGRNGAFRTSSGRTLMHTDEITMPEVFAANGYVTGLVGKWHLGDNAPHRPQDRGFQEVLWHKAGGVGQGPDFWGNRYFDDTYERVKAGSKQGTYEKFEGYCTDIWFTEAADFVKRHQDKPFFLYLSTNAPHGPYFVGDEWKAPYIDLKHKSVPEFFGMIANLDYNLGLFRQYLQELGLAENTILIFMSDNGSAKGVPVYNAGMSGGKSRITDGGHRIPFFFHWPKGDIAKPQDVPGLAAHLDIFPTLAELCGLNLPDAYEPDGVSLTPILKAPEASSPRDLFVVQFHGGAMFDDPIEAWTNSAVLSERWRLLDGKKLFDIKQDSAQRKDLATEYPEVVAQMRSQYMPWWESVSPRMKLVRIDIGNPDENPTHLNSQDWVMEGTNPPWAQGAISRRPQVTGPWMLHVRKAGTYRFTLRQRPQEAPSPLNAVRAKIEIAGLSQEADVPAGAEFVSFTLNLPAGETELVTYLYDQNGRFGGAYYTEVEAL, from the coding sequence ATGAAGCTAAATTTCAATTTTCACACACTCAGGGTTTCTCTGAGCCTGTCATTTCTTTGTTTGATCGCTGCCAATGCGGCTGATCGTCCAAATGTTATTTTAATCATAACGGACGATCAGGGCTATGGAGATATCGGTGTGCATGGGAATCCCGTTCTTAAAACACCGAATCTAGATAAGCTACATGACGAGTCACTGCGCTTCACGGATTTCCATAGTCATCCGTTTTGCACCCCGACGCGTTCGGCCATCATGACGGGCCGCTACCCCGGTCGCAATGGAGCCTTCCGCACTAGCAGTGGTCGCACACTCATGCACACGGATGAGATCACCATGCCAGAGGTGTTTGCGGCGAATGGCTATGTGACTGGTTTGGTAGGGAAGTGGCACCTCGGTGATAATGCGCCGCACCGCCCGCAGGATCGTGGATTTCAAGAGGTGCTCTGGCATAAAGCGGGTGGGGTTGGTCAGGGCCCTGATTTCTGGGGGAATCGCTACTTCGATGATACCTATGAACGAGTCAAAGCAGGGAGCAAGCAGGGGACTTACGAGAAATTTGAAGGTTACTGCACGGACATTTGGTTTACGGAGGCAGCTGATTTTGTTAAGCGCCATCAGGATAAGCCTTTTTTCCTCTACCTATCGACGAATGCACCGCATGGCCCCTATTTTGTGGGTGATGAGTGGAAGGCGCCTTACATAGATCTTAAGCATAAATCCGTGCCAGAATTCTTCGGAATGATCGCTAATTTGGATTACAACCTCGGATTATTCAGGCAGTATTTACAGGAGCTAGGCTTGGCTGAGAATACGATCCTCATTTTCATGAGTGACAACGGTTCTGCTAAGGGAGTGCCTGTTTACAATGCAGGTATGTCCGGAGGTAAATCGCGTATTACAGATGGTGGCCACCGTATTCCTTTCTTCTTTCATTGGCCAAAAGGTGATATCGCGAAACCTCAGGACGTGCCTGGTTTAGCTGCTCATTTAGATATCTTTCCTACTTTAGCAGAGCTGTGTGGGTTGAATCTACCAGATGCATATGAGCCAGATGGAGTCTCGTTGACCCCAATCTTGAAAGCGCCAGAGGCAAGTTCGCCGCGCGATTTATTTGTGGTTCAGTTTCATGGAGGTGCTATGTTTGATGATCCCATCGAAGCTTGGACTAATTCTGCAGTTTTGTCGGAACGGTGGAGGTTGTTGGACGGCAAGAAACTCTTTGATATTAAGCAAGACTCAGCACAGAGAAAAGATCTAGCGACAGAATATCCAGAAGTTGTAGCGCAGATGCGTTCTCAATACATGCCATGGTGGGAGTCGGTATCTCCGCGGATGAAACTCGTCCGTATTGATATTGGTAACCCCGACGAGAATCCTACTCATTTAAACTCACAAGATTGGGTGATGGAAGGCACGAATCCTCCTTGGGCGCAGGGGGCTATTTCTAGGCGCCCTCAGGTCACGGGGCCTTGGATGCTCCATGTGCGCAAAGCTGGGACCTATCGTTTCACACTTCGTCAGAGGCCGCAGGAAGCCCCATCGCCTCTGAACGCAGTCCGGGCCAAGATTGAAATCGCTGGCTTAAGTCAAGAGGCGGATGTGCCTGCCGGTGCAGAATTTGTAAGCTTCACTCTAAATCTGCCAGCTGGTGAAACTGAATTGGTTACCTATCTCTATGATCAGAATGGTCGCTTCGGAGGAGCTTACTACACCGAAGTCGAAGCACTTTAA
- a CDS encoding right-handed parallel beta-helix repeat-containing protein, which translates to MKTIFRIICLVGCLPLAAHALEIHVSPMGSDANSGAKDAPLATLGAARDALRTSQKLGKEPCSVTLADGVYYLPETLRFTPVDSGSEQYPVIYRAQNRGKAVVSGGLKLELDWQPYQNGIFQATTSASLDIDQLFVNGTNQRMARYPNYDASKKTEAYQGFAADAFSKERATGWADPSGGTIHAMHKARWGGYHYRITGKDAQGEVTYEGGWQNNRQMGMHQSQRMVENVFEELDAPGEWFHDAKSSTLYYMPDASLDLEKAVFEVVRLRHLVEIYGDLKKPVATMEIPDPGNKIPNLILETRETIKSVQQIQLQGIRFAGARRTFMDTKEPLLQSDWAIYRGGAVHLRGTEHIVIENCDFEELGGNAVFVDGYNRYSVIRGNLFKNNGASDVAFTGSFSAVRSPRFSYLTMPHSLDEVDREVGPKTNEYPADCLVEDNLMTRCGRVEKQSAGVNISMSSRITVRHNTIFDTPRAAINICDGTWGGHVIEWNDCFETVLETHDHGAFNSWGRDRYWHQAGPSGARHKDKSGKPLISYWIEADPNAPFWDAYQTTILRNNRMQCDHGWDIDLDDGSTNYEIYDNLCLSGGLKTREGYKRIVKNNVILGKGYTCNVPYPKPTHDIFESNILWGVGYSASNPTLWGGSRNRSFMHNSASEGAEPWIAGQGKTGDDADSLYGNAQFVNPSIGDFTVADASPALTTGFRNFPMEGFGVVSDRLQAMAEEPPIVLPSKVGPNIAAQARKRMVLGAEYKALDTEAELTATGMDSLRGVLLVNVPASSPMGRYGFESDDVVLEIDGKKVVLKKIAKIMSRLSKGEHQAVVWRGQQLHQFKFNTGKQ; encoded by the coding sequence ATGAAAACGATTTTTAGAATAATTTGTCTGGTGGGGTGCTTACCTCTAGCGGCGCATGCCCTTGAAATTCATGTGAGCCCGATGGGATCGGATGCCAATTCGGGTGCAAAAGATGCCCCTTTGGCCACGCTCGGCGCTGCTCGGGATGCCTTGCGCACCTCGCAGAAACTTGGGAAGGAACCTTGCTCGGTGACTTTGGCAGACGGGGTGTATTATTTGCCGGAGACCTTGCGCTTCACGCCGGTGGATTCCGGCTCGGAGCAGTATCCAGTTATCTACCGCGCACAGAACCGCGGCAAGGCGGTGGTGAGCGGAGGCTTAAAATTGGAGCTGGACTGGCAACCGTATCAGAACGGCATTTTTCAGGCAACAACCTCGGCCAGTTTGGACATTGATCAGCTGTTTGTCAACGGCACGAATCAGCGGATGGCACGCTATCCGAATTATGATGCGTCGAAAAAGACGGAGGCCTATCAAGGCTTCGCCGCGGATGCCTTTTCCAAGGAGCGCGCGACAGGGTGGGCGGATCCGTCCGGCGGCACTATCCACGCTATGCACAAAGCACGTTGGGGTGGCTACCACTACCGTATTACCGGAAAGGATGCGCAGGGCGAGGTTACCTATGAAGGCGGCTGGCAGAATAACCGCCAGATGGGGATGCATCAAAGCCAACGCATGGTGGAGAATGTCTTTGAAGAGTTGGATGCGCCAGGCGAGTGGTTTCACGATGCAAAATCGAGCACTCTATATTATATGCCAGATGCCTCGCTCGATCTGGAAAAGGCTGTGTTTGAGGTCGTGCGCTTGCGCCACCTGGTCGAGATCTACGGAGATCTGAAAAAACCAGTCGCCACCATGGAAATCCCTGATCCTGGAAATAAAATCCCGAATCTGATTTTGGAAACGCGTGAAACGATCAAGTCGGTTCAGCAAATTCAGTTGCAGGGGATCCGTTTTGCGGGTGCACGTCGCACCTTTATGGATACCAAGGAACCTTTGCTGCAAAGTGATTGGGCCATTTATCGTGGTGGCGCGGTTCACTTGCGCGGAACAGAACACATTGTGATCGAAAACTGCGACTTCGAAGAATTGGGCGGCAACGCCGTGTTTGTCGATGGTTACAATCGCTACAGCGTTATTCGTGGAAACTTGTTTAAAAATAATGGTGCAAGTGACGTAGCCTTTACCGGCTCGTTCTCGGCGGTGCGCTCGCCTCGATTCAGTTATTTAACGATGCCGCATTCACTCGATGAGGTGGATAGGGAAGTTGGCCCCAAAACAAATGAATACCCAGCAGATTGTCTCGTAGAAGACAACCTTATGACACGCTGTGGACGGGTCGAAAAACAGAGTGCGGGTGTGAATATTTCGATGTCCTCGCGGATTACTGTGCGTCATAATACTATTTTTGACACACCCCGCGCGGCGATTAACATCTGCGATGGCACATGGGGCGGCCATGTGATCGAGTGGAACGATTGTTTCGAGACTGTGTTAGAGACGCATGATCATGGCGCGTTTAACTCTTGGGGACGTGACCGCTACTGGCACCAAGCCGGTCCGTCTGGGGCTAGGCATAAGGACAAGAGCGGTAAGCCACTGATCAGTTACTGGATTGAAGCCGATCCGAACGCGCCGTTTTGGGATGCCTATCAGACTACAATCCTACGTAACAACCGTATGCAATGCGATCATGGCTGGGATATCGATTTGGACGATGGGTCCACCAATTACGAGATCTATGACAACCTGTGCTTGTCCGGTGGTTTGAAGACCCGTGAAGGTTATAAACGGATCGTCAAGAACAACGTGATTCTTGGAAAGGGCTATACCTGCAATGTGCCGTATCCGAAACCGACGCACGACATCTTTGAATCCAATATTCTCTGGGGCGTCGGTTATTCCGCTTCCAATCCGACGCTTTGGGGCGGTTCTAGAAACCGTAGTTTCATGCATAACTCTGCTAGCGAGGGCGCGGAACCTTGGATCGCAGGGCAAGGGAAAACCGGGGATGATGCGGACAGCCTTTATGGCAATGCGCAGTTTGTGAATCCGAGCATCGGCGACTTTACAGTAGCCGATGCTTCACCGGCGCTCACAACTGGTTTCAGGAATTTCCCGATGGAGGGATTCGGGGTTGTCTCTGACCGCTTACAGGCGATGGCTGAAGAACCGCCTATTGTCCTGCCCAGTAAGGTTGGGCCCAATATCGCTGCACAGGCGCGCAAGCGGATGGTTCTGGGGGCGGAATACAAAGCGCTGGATACGGAAGCTGAACTGACTGCCACGGGAATGGATTCCCTGCGCGGTGTCCTGTTGGTCAACGTGCCAGCGTCCAGTCCGATGGGCCGATACGGTTTTGAGAGCGACGATGTCGTCCTCGAGATTGATGGCAAAAAAGTTGTCCTCAAAAAGATCGCAAAAATCATGTCCCGTTTGAGTAAAGGCGAGCATCAGGCCGTCGTCTGGCGTGGTCAGCAATTACATCAGTTCAAATTCAATACAGGTAAGCAGTAA
- a CDS encoding sulfatase-like hydrolase/transferase produces MQIIQKIRVALLLSVALMAGLSVDAAERPNIIFMLTDDQRWDDLGAAGNEVIITPNLDKLAENGTLFSQATVSSPICMASRATCFLGQTERRHGVNFSSGRPLKPDAWVNSYPAILRDHGYQTGFIGKIGIEARFLATSFDYWKGFFKQGTYAQSNGQHLTTVIGDQALEFFDKRDKDKNFVLSISFKAPHFDGKEGLPSLPQFEDLYKDVDIPLRGEEFKKIEKPLVNSFTGPRYVTYYSTPEKRAETIRKRYRLITGVDHCVGRIVDALEKYGISDNTVIIFMGDNGYLTGEHAMAEKYFMYEESLRVPLIVYDPRLPENQRSIKSKALASNIDIAPTIIDLAQLPKPSTMQGESLMQMIKGKSNGRDAVFCENLYKARGDLLCDTIRTEKWKLIEFFNNPEYDAELYNLEKDGNEAVDLIGNPEYALVVEELRAKLQALRVMHAGHESGWVGGKAVVSRNKGASGRKNKSEK; encoded by the coding sequence ATGCAAATTATTCAAAAAATCCGTGTGGCACTCTTATTGTCAGTGGCACTCATGGCAGGGCTGTCAGTTGATGCGGCGGAACGTCCCAACATTATTTTTATGCTGACCGATGATCAGCGTTGGGATGATCTTGGAGCAGCTGGTAATGAAGTGATTATTACGCCGAACCTCGATAAACTCGCCGAAAATGGCACGCTGTTCAGCCAGGCGACAGTCAGCAGCCCGATCTGTATGGCCAGTCGCGCCACCTGCTTTTTGGGGCAAACTGAGAGACGCCACGGAGTGAACTTTAGTTCCGGTCGGCCCTTAAAACCGGACGCATGGGTAAATTCCTATCCGGCGATCCTAAGAGATCATGGTTATCAAACAGGTTTTATCGGAAAAATCGGCATCGAAGCCAGATTTCTGGCAACGAGTTTTGATTACTGGAAAGGTTTTTTCAAGCAAGGGACGTATGCTCAATCCAACGGTCAACACTTGACGACTGTCATTGGCGACCAAGCCCTCGAATTTTTCGACAAGCGTGATAAAGACAAAAACTTTGTATTATCCATCAGCTTTAAGGCTCCGCATTTTGATGGGAAGGAAGGCCTGCCATCATTACCGCAATTTGAAGATCTATACAAAGACGTCGATATTCCCTTGCGCGGTGAAGAGTTTAAAAAAATAGAGAAGCCCCTAGTCAATAGCTTCACCGGCCCACGCTATGTGACGTATTATTCAACCCCGGAAAAACGTGCGGAAACCATCCGCAAACGCTATCGTCTTATTACCGGAGTTGATCATTGTGTCGGTCGTATTGTTGACGCGTTAGAGAAGTATGGGATTTCGGATAATACCGTTATTATTTTTATGGGAGATAATGGTTACCTAACGGGTGAACATGCGATGGCTGAGAAATACTTTATGTATGAAGAGAGCTTGCGTGTGCCACTGATTGTTTACGACCCGCGTCTGCCTGAAAATCAGCGTTCAATAAAGTCAAAAGCGCTTGCCTCAAATATTGATATCGCTCCAACCATTATCGATCTTGCTCAACTGCCTAAACCTTCAACGATGCAGGGGGAATCGCTAATGCAAATGATTAAAGGCAAAAGCAACGGACGTGATGCCGTTTTCTGCGAAAATCTCTATAAAGCACGTGGAGATTTACTGTGTGACACAATCCGCACAGAGAAGTGGAAGTTAATCGAATTTTTCAATAATCCAGAGTATGACGCGGAGCTATACAATCTGGAGAAAGACGGCAACGAGGCCGTGGACCTGATCGGAAATCCAGAATATGCACTGGTTGTTGAGGAGCTCCGAGCAAAGCTGCAGGCGCTACGTGTGATGCATGCAGGACATGAGTCCGGCTGGGTTGGTGGAAAGGCTGTCGTTTCCAGAAATAAAGGTGCTTCAGGTCGAAAGAATAAATCTGAAAAGTAA
- a CDS encoding alpha-L-fucosidase — protein MKRLNISLKLLIITLGIALHTVVSAQVVPAPSADKSTGRAAWLDEAKYGMFIHWGVYSTLAKGEWVMSGSKIPVVEYKEMASKFNPVKFDAEEWVAVAKNAGMKYITITSKHHDGFAMFDSEVTDYNIVDYTPFKRDVLQELKEACDNAGIKLGFYYSQTQDWEFPGGAGRKWDPAQKGDFRNYIDTKALPQLKELMTNYEPTHIWFDTPFSNKGKNTSPELAKEFVDVIREADPDTIINSRLMFHGNQVEGLKPEQYETLKEVGVDFLSYRDRTIPPHSPWEYWETCMTLNDAWGYRANDHNWKTSQMVIMQLVEVVSKGGTFLLNVGPTAEGEIPAPAIAILESAGEWLKVNSESVYGAEETIFEGSGDYIKLSAKEQATLEKDALATGAGKGKKGHKQKDYAWLATGREGKLYLHFFQWPIEPFELEGFDADKVTNAYFLADPGKSPVQFTQTGGTVKVTLPAKPLDELNTVLCLTLD, from the coding sequence ATGAAACGACTAAATATATCATTGAAACTGCTGATCATCACGCTCGGTATAGCCTTGCACACGGTTGTGAGTGCGCAGGTTGTGCCTGCGCCATCAGCCGATAAAAGCACAGGGCGTGCAGCATGGCTCGATGAAGCCAAGTATGGCATGTTTATTCACTGGGGCGTTTATTCGACATTGGCCAAGGGGGAATGGGTGATGTCAGGTAGCAAAATCCCAGTGGTAGAATACAAAGAGATGGCCTCGAAATTTAATCCGGTGAAGTTTGATGCGGAGGAATGGGTGGCCGTTGCGAAGAACGCTGGGATGAAATACATCACGATCACCAGTAAGCACCACGATGGCTTTGCAATGTTTGATTCCGAAGTCACGGATTACAACATCGTTGATTATACTCCCTTTAAGCGCGATGTGCTGCAGGAGCTGAAAGAAGCCTGCGACAACGCTGGAATCAAACTTGGATTTTACTACTCACAAACGCAGGACTGGGAGTTTCCGGGCGGTGCAGGGCGCAAGTGGGATCCCGCTCAGAAAGGTGATTTCCGGAACTATATTGACACCAAGGCTCTGCCACAACTGAAGGAGCTGATGACCAATTACGAGCCCACGCACATTTGGTTCGATACCCCATTTTCTAATAAAGGTAAGAATACCAGTCCCGAGTTGGCGAAGGAATTTGTCGATGTCATTCGTGAGGCTGATCCCGACACCATTATCAACAGTCGTCTTATGTTCCATGGTAATCAAGTAGAAGGATTAAAGCCTGAACAGTATGAAACTTTGAAAGAAGTTGGAGTGGATTTCCTCTCTTACCGCGACCGCACAATTCCACCTCATAGTCCTTGGGAATACTGGGAAACATGCATGACCTTGAACGACGCCTGGGGTTACAGAGCAAATGACCACAATTGGAAAACCTCTCAAATGGTAATCATGCAGCTTGTTGAAGTTGTCAGTAAAGGAGGCACTTTTCTCCTGAATGTAGGGCCGACTGCTGAAGGTGAAATACCTGCGCCTGCTATTGCAATTTTAGAATCTGCTGGAGAGTGGCTGAAGGTGAATAGTGAATCAGTTTATGGTGCTGAGGAAACCATTTTTGAAGGTTCAGGTGACTACATCAAGTTATCTGCCAAGGAACAAGCGACTCTTGAGAAGGATGCACTTGCGACGGGTGCGGGTAAAGGGAAGAAGGGGCATAAACAGAAGGACTATGCTTGGTTGGCGACAGGTCGCGAAGGAAAGCTTTATCTTCACTTCTTCCAATGGCCAATTGAGCCATTCGAGCTAGAGGGTTTTGACGCAGACAAGGTGACCAACGCCTATTTCTTAGCCGATCCTGGGAAGAGCCCCGTCCAATTCACCCAGACTGGCGGCACTGTTAAAGTGACGCTGCCTGCCAAGCCTCTGGATGAGTTGAACACGGTTCTCTGCCTGACGCTGGATTAA